The following is a genomic window from Butyricimonas faecihominis.
TTGCAGGATTTTGTCGATTAGGTAAAGGAATAACAATGCATATCCTTCAGCAGAAGGAGAGACGGGTATTTCAGCTACCCGGCGGTTGTATTTGTATACAAAAGTCTTCAACTCGTCGGATTCTTCCTGCCACAACGAGTAGGTATGGTCGAAACTATCCACGAGTTCCTTCACCTTATCCAGTAGCACGAAGTCCATCACCATGTATCCCCGGTCCAGCTTGTCGGACGTGATAAATACTTCCACGATATACGAATGTCCATGAATGTTCTCCCGGCAACGGTGTGAAGAACAATTCCGCACGATGTGTGCCCCCTCGAATTTGAATAACTTTCTAATTACCATTTATCAATTTTAAATTTTAAATCCTACTAATTTATTGATTTTAGATTTTAGATTTCCACCCACGAAGTCCACGCTTTTTCAATCGTAAATCGTAATTCATAAATCATAAATTAAATCGGTTTTTTCATTTTCAATTCTCCATTTTTCATTTTCAATTAGACAACGGGTCTTTTATTCCCGCCTCTTCAAATGCTTTGGCCCGGAGAAGGCAGCTATCGCAGGTACCGCAGGGTTTTTCGTCGCCGCGGTAACAAGTCCAAGTGAGGCTGTAATCAACTCCTAAACGATTCCCCAGACGCACCTCGTCGGCCTTGGTCATGTGCATGAAGGGAGCGTGAAGGGTGATTTTTTGTTTTTTCTCGGCACCGAGAACAGTTCCTAGGTTAATGGTTTGTTCCATGGAACGGATGAATTCTTCCCGACAATCCACGTACCCGGAGTAGTCAACCTCACTGACCCCGATAAAGATGTCGGTGATGTCGAGGGCGTCCGCGTAGGAGGCCGCCACGGAAAGAAATACCATGTTCCGGGCAGGAACGTACGTGTCCGGAATGGTGGTTCGATTTATATCCCCATCGTGAATGTCCATCTTCTCGTCCGTGAGGGAACAACCATCCCATTGATTCAGCATGATTTTCACGAATTTGTGTTCTTTCACTCCGGCGGCTTTTGCCACGGCTTTTGCCGCTTTTATCTCTTTATCATGTTTTTGCCCGTACTCGAAAGTGATGGCGTATAATTCATTAAATCCTTGCTCTTTGGCAACGTATAGGGCTGTCGTGGAATCCAGTCCCCCGGATAATAAAACAAGCGCTTTTTTCATGATGTTCTTTTCTCCTGTTATTTATAAATACAAAGGTAATATATTTCGGGTTACGATCAACAGAAAATGAAGAGGGGGATAAACAAGACTTTTTGTCAGTTTTTCGATAGTCGTGAATCTTGCCGTGCAGTATTATTCCCGTTCGTTTCGGTGTTCTTGTCATTATTTTTACTTATGTAAAACTTTTTTTGTTTACTATTTTTTGTCGACAGTGTGTTCTATTTTTCACCTATTTATTTTATATTTGTCAGATACTAATATTTGAAAATCGAAGAGTGTTCATCTTTTTA
Proteins encoded in this region:
- a CDS encoding 6-pyruvoyl trahydropterin synthase family protein; protein product: MVIRKLFKFEGAHIVRNCSSHRCRENIHGHSYIVEVFITSDKLDRGYMVMDFVLLDKVKELVDSFDHTYSLWQEESDELKTFVYKYNRRVAEIPVSPSAEGYALLFLYLIDKILQNTEHKNGEGNVQLSSVRVHETATGYAEAFREDLKLVNFNVHNIRFSEAIREEWKNDQWWEGIKIKDKN
- the queC gene encoding 7-cyano-7-deazaguanine synthase QueC; protein product: MKKALVLLSGGLDSTTALYVAKEQGFNELYAITFEYGQKHDKEIKAAKAVAKAAGVKEHKFVKIMLNQWDGCSLTDEKMDIHDGDINRTTIPDTYVPARNMVFLSVAASYADALDITDIFIGVSEVDYSGYVDCREEFIRSMEQTINLGTVLGAEKKQKITLHAPFMHMTKADEVRLGNRLGVDYSLTWTCYRGDEKPCGTCDSCLLRAKAFEEAGIKDPLSN